TACAAGCCATTCCCTGCACAACGCAGTTCGAAAGGTAAATACTCAAGATGGAATTGATCATGTACAAAAATGTCAATCATTTTCTCAACCATTTTTTTGCCTAAAGTGAAGCAACACAAACAAACACCATAAGACTTGCAGGTATCTATCAGTTGTTCGCGGGATTAACAATCCCTAGTAGCCCTCATTCTCAGATCGCACTCTACTATGATAGGAAAACTTCATATGCCTATAAAAACATTGCAAGATACTATAGGCCAATGACAACATCCATATTTCCTGCAACTTTAACAAGTTCTCAAGAGTCCTAACCCAAACATAATTTAGTTGTAGAAGACCAATTGTCACTTTTTCCATTTCGTTATTACCTTCTTTCCTAAAACATGATGAACAGACAACAAAAGCCATTAAACTAGCTGCTGCACACTCAGTGGGTACCCATTAAAATAAGCCAGTGACTGCTGAAATATCAAAAACTAAAGCTATTTCACAGCAAGGCTAAAATAAGCCAGTGACTGCTGAAATATCAAAAACTAAAGCTATTTCGCAAGGCTATAGGATAAAAGGATAGTTTTCCTCCAAAGtaggttggaagaatttcttccaacccaatCGATTAAACTGACATGTACGTGATTTTCACatgctctattaaaaatgcatgtgaaaattaaaaataagcgTTAGAATAATCATGTACATTTCGAACATATCAGTTTAATATactgggttggaagaaattcctccaacccagtttggggTTTGTTCaggatgaaaataaaaaaaaaaaaaaatcagagcaAATCACCTTggaattataaaattttgaagtgcAAGAAAAAAGTTATCCAATAcctaataagaaaaaaaaacagtaacaaTCACATTGTTACATTTGCTAGGGCAAGGGCAGTCCACCCAACTGCAGGTGCTTTCATTCCTCCGACAGTAGGACCATATATCATGTCCACAGTAAATAATGCAGaaaggagaatcaaaaccaaattcaatgtGCATAAAAGCTAGTACATCAGCCTCCGCTCTCCTATCTTAGATTGatccaataaataaattagcaTTTTTTCTTCCTCTGACCTAATTATCCCCTTGTTTTCTCTAATCTAGGCAGGTCAGACAAAGCTCAAGTCAGGTCCCACATCATACTctaaaactcaaaacaactaCATGGCCACAGGAATTATAGGTATGAAAATTCAAACCACTGACCTGACAGATAGCCCATTCTGATACATCAAAGATTTTGCTCTCAGCACAGACGAAAGCACGTGGTATTTCCACCTAAAAGACAAGAAACCAAACTTCTAAATGAATACTGCATGCCAATCaaacaagtaatttttttttaataaataatcaCACAAGTATAATTAATTAGGAAACACATCGACAattatttgataatgatttGATGCAACAAAGCAAACATGCATGGTCATGGTGGTGAACTCAAATAAGCACAAAAATGGGGTTTGTACAATGAACTTTTGAGCAACTTCATCAACATGATATCTAATGGAGACAATGATTTTAACTCCACACCACCCCCTCAATCATTAACTCCACACCACCCCAACTCCCACCCCTCCCCCCCCAACAGTTAAACCAAATATCTACCCCAACCCTACACTATCCCCTTACCACTACTTTAACTCATAAATCTTCctcaatatatatttgtttagcAACTCCAGCAGCTATTAACAAATTTATTCCAAAAGCAGCATTACTAGGGGATTTCAAAATATAACTTCTGTTCAACACTTCTTATACAAAACTTTTGATCTCTACATATAAGacgttaaatcaccacttatcctaaaagcttaagctgataagaaataaatttaatcatttaatcaatactttaacataagaaaattgataaattcACATAGAAAAAACTGCTCAATTTATGAGGAAACTGAATGAAATTCAAGGGATAATATGATTATGAGTAACTtccaaacatatatttttacaaGCAATGCAATACAACCATTGACTGCTGCTCGAATGCAGCTACTGTGCTTTCTTTCCTGCCTTGCCAGAAAAACTATTGCTTAGTAGAATTACAACTCATAAAGTTTTCTAGCGCATATGATCTTTAATAGAGCTACAAATGGAATATTAGCTGCAGAAGCCCTACTATGAAAACCTAAATGTCTTAAGTGGTCATTactttacacacacacacaaacacatgccCGCTTGCATGTGTGGGCATGTGTGTGCGTGTAGGATTTCAGATGTGTGATGACAATAGCTTTTTACATTACCCTCGGCACTAGACCTGAACAATATACATATGTACATATTAATTACCTTCTGAGAACACTCAAAGGCCAACGAGCCTCTGTATTCAATCCATCCATCTCCATCCTTGGCTTGATGATACTGACGGCAATCCTGATACCAAAACAAGTCTCACAACTCATGTACACAAAAATGAAGTGCAGAAATTGGCAGATGGCGAGAGAGAGTAACCTGACACCATCTTGCCTTGGCCTTACTCCTATTGGTGCACACCCATATATGTGAATGGCCACATTTGGTGCACTGTATACGCCTCGACTCTTCAGAGCGATAATCAGGATTATCCTGCTCATGGTAGGAGTATGGttaagaattttcttttgatgttATAACTCAGCATCAGTGATTTAACTCACCCACATGCAAGGACTTAAAAGAAGTACAGCATTTTGCATCAGCTTTCATTAATTAAAGACATGACCAAAGGCAGGTTTCCATTAGCAAAGATAAATCTTACAACTCAGAACAATTTTGCTCCCCATTTGAACTTTTGCCTCATTGGTTTAACAATGAGAGATCAGAGTGCATAATAGATAAGATGGGCgacagaaaaagaaacaaaaaattacatttacaGATACGTAGCCTAGATAAAGATCGCATACATGTTGTGAATTCATCAAGAAGATAGCACAAAATTTCTGAGAAAACAGTACTATGTTACATATTATACAACATAAGTATCTAcgacttttctttttcctgagTTTTATCATGATTTTTCATCCAAAGTTAAAAGTCACAAGTGGATAAATACTCCCAAAAGTAAAtggaattccaaaaaaaaaaagaaaaaactaagcAATACCACATGATTTACCTGATGTGATGCACCATGGGACTTTTGACAAACGCTCCTAGTCCTGGATTCTTCCTTTCTCAACTGCTCATCATAGTCTCTCTTTTTTGTCGAATCACAAAGAACCTAAATATTCATGCCCATTATGAATTGCAAAAGGACCACAACCAAAACCACCCCCGTAAAGCCGTTCAATTCCATCACAGCCATGTATGAAGTAGCAACTAGAAAACATAATAACAAGAGTAAAACAGCACTTATCAATGATGTTTACCTCGTATGCACATTGAAGTTTCTTAAAGGATTCACTGGCTAGTGGACTTCCCATGTTTTTATCAGGATGCACAAGCATGGCCtgcaaaaattaaatgaaaaaacaacataaagaaatacaaaataaaagaaaaagattaggTCAAAGTACAGGCAAGGTGGTTTAACTCTAGTGCACATCAAAAGCTAATTAAATCTGTTCAAAAACTAGAATGATACTCCTTTTGGTAATAGGCATATGTTCAAGTACCTTCTTCACCCTAGTGAACATTTCAAAGCTGCTATCACTCAGATTTTTTCTAGAAGGTTAGGTGGTTGAGTCGAAGCAGAGAGTAGACAAACACTGTTTATTTTGACAGAGAGGGTGGAGGGGGGTAGGAGGAGAGAGCAAGGCTGAATCCATCTTTTAGTGGGAGGAAAAAAGGAAGGGAGAGgtgaagagagagggagagtgagGGCTTGTTAAGAGAAAAGTGTGAAATTTTACTTCTGTCCCCATTTTAAACCATTTAACTAAGGATATAATAGTAATCTTAATCTTTACACTCaccttcctttctcttttccttccATCCTACTAAACAACATGAGGGAGAGGTGAAATTTTGCCTACGCCTACAATCAAACGTGGCTATGCACTcgggaggagagagagagagagagagagagagagatcctaATAGGTGCTACAAAAAACAATAAGGCCAAGTGAAAATTTTGCAAACCTTCTTCCGGTATTCCCTTCTCAAAATCGTTGCATCAATCATTTTGTGTCGAGGGAATTCCAATGCTTCATAATGATCTGCACTACTTAATATTCTTTTCATCTCATCAACTGAAGTTGTCTGTTCTTTGACCACCTTGCTAGCAGTAGACTCTTTGTAGTTACTGATGACAGATAAAGTCACAGGTCGCTTAGTGGATGATTTACATGAGTGCAAGTTTTCAGATTCAGAAGTAGGAACAAAGTATTCACTTTCTTCTGAAAAGTCATCCTCCATAACACTTTCTGACGGTTTCTCCTCTTCAAAGTGTGTACTTTCACTCATATTATCACACCATTGGagtaaaaaattcaataaatcactAGATAAGAATGCAAGGTTTATTGAGAGAAAAACACCATGCCATCCAACTTGAACTTGGACACAGTAACTGCCATATATCACTGCCATTAAGACCACCAACCGCGCATGATTTCGGGAGAATAAATAACCTGCATTTGTATGATAGAGCACTTTCCTTAATATAAATAGAAAAGCTGCAGTTGAGCAGATAGATAAAGGTCAGATTAGATGCATAGTTATTAGTATCTCATGATGCACTATAGTTTTACAGCACAATTCAccttttaaccattttttataCACATTTTGTAAGTGTTTCAAATGTAAGGGTATCTGCATGATAAAATACACATGTTTTACAACATGATACGTAATAAATTGGGGGTCTCTCCTATATACTTTCTGTATACTTGGATTGCGCCCCTTTGTGCtttctaataagattgaatttcttataaaaaaaatgacatgtaatAACAATAGACGCCTGATACACTCAATATGCTTGATTTACAttatttcatttacttttttgtaaaagtcttcatattttaaaaaaaaaaaaaaaaaattctccagtAAAACTAAATTGGAGTCTTTCAATGTGTTATTATTAGTTGTACGTGAGGTTGCTAATCTAATATTTTATCAACTATTTGTTTAAAGATGAATGAGAAGTAGAAAATAAGAGAACCTGTGTAAGACTGGTCTGCACATGTCATTATAGCaatagataataaataaatccataagccaaaaaaaaaaaaagagcaaaagatTGGAAGTTAGGTGAAACCATtattccaaaaagaaaaggatgttATCATCTAAATGAAACACCATTTAACACTAGTCTTGAGAATGCTTGTTTCTTGCACAGagaattaagaaaaattaaaatattctactagatttcctttttaaaaaatttacatgtaattgagagagagagagagagaattgtcAGAGAAGATATGAAAGAAAATTGTAAAGATAATAAAAAGGGAAATGCAAAATGCAGTGTGAAATGAGAAATTATATTGAAGACAGTAATGTTTTACTTTATGCTTCATTTTTCAATGTgtatctttaatatatataatcaataatATGTATTTGCCAAGGAACACAAAATAGGACACAATATGGTATATGATACAAAGATATATATAACTCATTTTTATGATACCATTCACAATTTAACAACTATATCTAGAAACTTCAAATgtagaaatgaaaaatgaaaccTCAAATGGACAGATGGTTTGTATAATAGATTAAAGGAAAATGTCAAGTGAGTTGTCATGGATCACGTAACGAGAATGAAGCAGACCTTTCCTATTAGAAAAATCCAACATAGAAATGATATCATGCACAACTGTACATAAGCACACTTACAAGTAAATAGCATTTTACCAAGAGCCATATGATACAGACATAAATGAGCAGCATCTggtagaaaaaatataaatgcttGGAGGGTctaatgtatttttatataacttgCCAGTTACCACCTCCTAAACACTGCAAAGTTCCTCTATTTCAAGTAATATGCCATAGAAATTTGTTTCCATCAGAAAAACATCCAGAAGTCACTTTACTTTCTGATGTTCAGActtccaaaaaataaatggtcagGATTGTGTCCAATTTGATTTAATAGCGGCATCAAGATTTGTTGAATATGATTTAATAGCAACATCTAGTTTGGTCTGGATTAAAGTTATCAACAACAAAAacttttcaataaaattgatatttcaatctgtaattaaaattttagctATTGTCTTTGAGCAACTACAAAAAGGAGCATTTCCATGCTTACAGTAAGCAATCGCATTAACCCATACAAATTACAAACCCTGTATGGTCCATGAGGCATACATGTAATCTACTTTTTGCAGCTCAGACATGAGGGTACCATCTAGAAAGTTTCAGCTCCTAGGACCATCAGGCTTAGGTAGGTGTTAGTGGAAGATAGGCAGCCTAGAGGAAAAGAGCTCAGAAAGCATACTTGGGATGCTTCCTATCCAGTTAATCTTCAGATTTCAAATATATTGCTGAGACTTGTGATTTTGCTTTTTATTAGCATAATATTGGTATATGAAATAGATGGATCCAGCTGGGTTTATGGAAACCTAAATAAAACAGTTATTCCATAATATGTAAACTGTGATTCTACAATCATATTCTTATTGATGGTCacttataagagaaattattagaaaacaaaaacaaccaagaaaaaaaaaacacaacgcTTATCGACTTTCAAGTGATGCCAAGaaccaaatcacaaaagcaAAATTTCTGATACTTTTTGTTTCCGAAGTGCACTTTTGTATAGAAGCCAATAAGTAGATCATCCCACACCTTGTTTTGCAACATCATCAATATAATGGGTAGACCACCCTCATGATCTTCGCAACAGATGATGAGGATGGTGGGGATACAAGATAgtgaaattaataaaattgttgtacAAATCAATTCAAGTCCATAGCAAAAGAAACCAAACCATACCTCCAACTATAAACAATGTTCCTGTTATCCAAAAGTTCGCATACATCCATAAAAGTAGAATAGCAAATAGCCCCACAATAAAAATTCCCGGAGTGTAGCCCAAGTACTTAATAGCAACTCCAGCAGCACCCTGAAATATCCACCCCAAAAGTGACATTGTTATCAAAATTTCATTTATAAGATCAATTAAGTTGCTGCAACTCAACAAAGTAAAtacacaataatttttttttttttagggtttctaaaTCAAGCCTCAAAGTAACAGCTATCAATATAAACATAGATGCTAAAAGTTCTCATACTAGAAAGggggggaaagaaaaaaaaaaagaaaagcaaccTTATGAAAAAGTGAGAAGGCCAAAAATCTATAGTAAGATTTCCTAAGATAGTATACTCGGACATTTTTTAGCTATTCTTGAAGCTACAACTCGAAAATATTGAACATGAGAAAAAAGTGAGGCTCCAGTTATCATTTACCAATAAAACATTATACATTAACATGAATCACCCGTTCTTAGTGAGATTTACAActaaaatgcaaaaaagaatAATAGCGGTGGGGCATGAAACTTTGGTCTCGTAGTGGAAGCTTTTGTTTTTCCGTTCTCTCAAAGATTGGATGGTAGCTTCTAGTTGTTTCTCATTTTCaattgaagttttattttttttaaacatcaGATACTAGAACCTTTGTAGGTGTTACACCTCCTGTGTCATGGGTTGTGCcgctttttgatctttttttcttgacaaattacttgtttatttaaaaaatgagagataAAAAGGGTGAAAAGTGAATTGTTTAAAGAATGAAACCAATATAAGGGTGAAAGTCTAATCAATGATAACTTGAGTGGTTGTTTTTATGCAATTCTGGGACATCCCTTATATCCACTAACACCATGAATCtccaatacttatcaaaaaaaaccaATGTCACACTACAATATCGACCAACTTTAAGATTGCATCATGTCACAAAACTCGGtcaaaccaaactaaaaaagaagCACAAGCCATAATCAATAATTAGTAACTAGAATAGTAAACCACCCACTGAAATATGTTTCATTGAACCCATaaaggaataataataatattgcaGTGGGTTATATTCATGCTTGTAACCTGTTTGGGCTCATATGTTATTGCAAGCATGAATATCACATGCTATAATTAGAGCGATCAATGTTGAA
This genomic interval from Corylus avellana chromosome ca3, CavTom2PMs-1.0 contains the following:
- the LOC132175000 gene encoding uncharacterized protein LOC132175000, with translation MEDIGLVKQGWKCLRSQKDACLRARIALGCCKDKIGAFLERHWPTVCTGTVRLGRLLRFLLLQWKDCFVRGFRSLITLGSAALLLIMWSCFLSLTSISCLVFVLLSMGAAGVAIKYLGYTPGIFIVGLFAILLLWMYANFWITGTLFIVGGYLFSRNHARLVVLMAVIYGSYCVQVQVGWHGVFLSINLAFLSSDLLNFLLQWCDNMSESTHFEEEKPSESVMEDDFSEESEYFVPTSESENLHSCKSSTKRPVTLSVISNYKESTASKVVKEQTTSVDEMKRILSSADHYEALEFPRHKMIDATILRREYRKKAMLVHPDKNMGSPLASESFKKLQCAYEVLCDSTKKRDYDEQLRKEESRTRSVCQKSHGASHQDNPDYRSEESRRIQCTKCGHSHIWVCTNRSKAKARWCQDCRQYHQAKDGDGWIEYRGSLAFECSQKVEIPRAFVCAESKIFDVSEWAICQGMACRPNTHRPSFHVNMVGLEKTQRSKSCRYPWDLDAEMLDEDEEAFELWLQHALASGFFCESSKRRKSWSPFNLHHKKGKKQWHRRTSC